A genomic window from Haladaptatus caseinilyticus includes:
- the fer gene encoding ferredoxin Fer: MPTVEYLNYEVLDDQGWDLNDDDLFDTAADAGLDAEDYGTLDVNEGEYILEAAEAQGYDWPFSCRAGACANCAAIVKEGEIDMDMQQILSDEEVDDKNVRLTCIGSAATDEVKIVYNAKHLDYLQNRVI; encoded by the coding sequence ATGCCCACCGTAGAATATCTCAACTACGAAGTGCTGGACGACCAAGGCTGGGACCTGAACGACGACGATCTGTTCGACACCGCCGCAGACGCTGGCCTCGACGCCGAGGATTACGGCACGCTCGATGTCAACGAAGGCGAGTACATCCTCGAAGCTGCAGAGGCACAGGGCTACGACTGGCCCTTCTCGTGCCGCGCAGGCGCATGTGCGAACTGTGCTGCCATCGTCAAAGAAGGCGAAATCGACATGGACATGCAGCAGATCCTCAGCGACGAGGAAGTCGACGACAAAAACGTCCGCCTGACCTGCATCGGCAGCGCGGCGACGGACGAGGTCAAAATCGTCTACAACGCAAAGCACCTCGACTACCTGCAGAACCGCGTTATATAA
- a CDS encoding ABC transporter permease, giving the protein MSTSSQESIDGEVRRSSNSFFGDVWVNFKRWNLKAVRNPFVLVVSLVQPIIFLVLFTQVFGQVATGAVNRGGSGISYETYLVPAICIQVALAAAATSGVGLVNDIENGMFEKVLVTPMNRTAVFVGKTAAEVLRIAVQISIIIGLGILLGAEVATGLVGAVGIVAVGVLFSLWFTSLSNTLAVLTKDQESTIIGANLLQFPLLFVSTAFLPLDVLPSWIQTVATYNPVTYGVDAARSIMLDADVMQVIQVTQFSGPWNTIVPALIVLVALDLVLGSIAVYMLRRASSSNVQ; this is encoded by the coding sequence ATGAGCACCTCATCCCAGGAATCGATCGATGGCGAAGTCCGACGGTCGAGCAACTCGTTTTTCGGAGACGTATGGGTGAACTTCAAACGCTGGAATCTCAAAGCGGTTCGAAACCCGTTCGTTCTCGTAGTGTCACTCGTTCAGCCGATCATCTTCCTCGTGCTGTTCACGCAGGTATTCGGTCAGGTCGCGACCGGTGCCGTCAACCGCGGCGGTTCCGGCATTTCCTACGAGACGTACCTCGTTCCCGCGATCTGTATTCAGGTCGCGCTCGCGGCGGCCGCGACTTCCGGCGTCGGACTCGTCAACGACATCGAGAACGGGATGTTCGAGAAAGTGCTCGTAACACCGATGAATCGAACCGCGGTGTTCGTCGGCAAAACCGCCGCCGAAGTGCTTCGCATTGCGGTACAGATTTCCATTATCATCGGCCTTGGCATCCTTCTCGGTGCCGAAGTCGCGACCGGACTAGTTGGGGCAGTCGGTATCGTCGCGGTTGGCGTGTTGTTTTCGCTCTGGTTTACGTCGCTGTCGAACACGCTCGCCGTATTGACCAAAGATCAAGAATCGACCATCATCGGCGCGAACTTGCTCCAGTTTCCACTGTTGTTCGTCTCGACTGCGTTCTTGCCACTGGACGTGCTCCCGTCGTGGATTCAGACGGTTGCCACGTACAACCCCGTCACCTACGGCGTGGACGCTGCGCGGTCGATCATGCTCGATGCGGACGTGATGCAGGTCATTCAGGTGACGCAGTTCAGCGGCCCATGGAATACGATCGTTCCGGCCCTTATCGTGCTCGTCGCGCTGGACCTCGTATTGGGTTCGATCGCCGTCTACATGTTGCGACGAGCATCCAGTTCGAACGTGCAGTAG
- a CDS encoding ABC transporter ATP-binding protein — protein MTGQDSTLDEQGPLQADVKRGIERNEASKGPPAIETDGLELTYADGTRAVNGISLTVPKGEFFGFLGPNGAGKTTAIKVLATLLRPTAGDVRVNGFDVQTEARKVRESIGYMAQETSVDPELTAKENIKFACEAYGVPRNERSRRIDELLDLADLAAVADKRSEDFSGGMKKRLDTASALVHRPPLVFLDEPTTGLDPKARLRLWEYFRTINDEGTTIFLTTQYLEEADQLCDRIGVILDGEIVAIGAPDELKRRVGGEILDVELDDDGTRERAMTVTRESGLFGPNATIDRTDDGISVTAQSARTNGTDLLVALRDAGLTVTGFNVRAPTLDDVFLAITGEHVEDAQPLADSANGDGG, from the coding sequence ATGACAGGACAGGATTCGACGCTGGATGAGCAAGGGCCTCTCCAAGCGGACGTGAAACGGGGAATCGAGAGAAACGAGGCGTCCAAAGGACCTCCTGCAATCGAAACGGACGGATTGGAACTGACCTACGCCGACGGAACGCGGGCCGTCAACGGCATCTCGTTAACGGTGCCGAAAGGCGAGTTTTTCGGCTTTCTCGGACCGAACGGGGCCGGAAAGACGACCGCGATCAAGGTGTTAGCGACCCTGCTTCGACCGACCGCGGGGGACGTACGGGTGAACGGATTCGACGTCCAGACGGAAGCGCGGAAGGTACGCGAATCCATCGGCTACATGGCACAGGAGACGAGTGTGGACCCGGAACTAACCGCAAAAGAAAACATCAAGTTCGCGTGCGAGGCGTACGGCGTCCCCCGAAACGAACGTTCACGTCGAATCGACGAACTGCTCGACCTCGCTGATTTGGCGGCCGTGGCGGATAAGCGCTCGGAGGATTTTTCGGGCGGGATGAAAAAACGCCTCGATACGGCGTCTGCTCTCGTGCATCGGCCGCCGCTCGTTTTCCTGGACGAACCGACGACGGGGTTGGACCCGAAAGCACGACTGCGACTGTGGGAGTATTTCCGAACGATCAACGACGAGGGGACGACGATATTCCTCACGACACAGTACCTGGAGGAAGCGGACCAACTCTGTGACCGAATCGGTGTCATCCTCGACGGCGAAATCGTCGCGATAGGGGCGCCCGACGAACTGAAACGACGCGTCGGCGGTGAAATCCTCGATGTCGAACTCGACGACGATGGTACCCGCGAACGTGCGATGACAGTCACTCGTGAATCCGGGCTCTTTGGCCCGAATGCAACGATAGACCGCACCGACGACGGAATCAGTGTGACCGCCCAGTCGGCGCGAACGAACGGTACTGACCTCCTCGTCGCGCTTCGTGATGCTGGTTTAACGGTCACCGGTTTCAACGTTCGAGCGCCGACGTTGGACGACGTTTTCCTCGCGATTACGGGTGAACACGTCGAGGACGCACAGCCACTGGCTGATTCGGCGAACGGAGACGGCGGATGA
- a CDS encoding DUF3238 domain-containing protein: MSQQNTEIVKIRASTFIPTAWISSSGDGKQLVEFRGDDREFTPHAVNTGRSRIEQEAVVDFSRRTLTEYADTGTSVERITHADGKEDVRTEKASTDGIFCTDPSWYDDRVEFEMHASASNPLVPHPSPVDYCLELTVRYGTVQVRGQHDGYPCYEFYVQTDFGSFETLYRHDFRETGDEALALSGAMEYEFDARI, translated from the coding sequence ATGAGCCAACAAAACACCGAAATCGTGAAAATACGGGCATCAACGTTCATTCCAACGGCGTGGATTTCGAGCTCAGGCGATGGCAAACAGCTCGTCGAATTCCGCGGCGACGACAGGGAGTTTACCCCGCACGCCGTCAACACGGGTCGCTCCCGGATCGAACAGGAGGCCGTCGTCGACTTTTCGCGACGAACACTCACGGAATACGCCGATACCGGTACCTCGGTTGAACGGATTACTCACGCGGACGGAAAGGAGGACGTTCGAACGGAAAAGGCATCCACTGACGGTATTTTCTGTACCGACCCTAGCTGGTACGATGACCGTGTCGAGTTCGAGATGCATGCCAGCGCCAGCAACCCGCTGGTCCCACATCCCTCCCCGGTCGATTATTGTCTCGAACTTACAGTTCGATACGGTACTGTCCAAGTCCGTGGTCAACACGACGGATACCCCTGTTACGAATTCTACGTCCAAACCGACTTCGGGTCCTTCGAAACGCTGTATCGCCACGATTTCCGGGAAACAGGCGATGAAGCGCTCGCATTGTCCGGGGCGATGGAGTACGAGTTCGACGCGCGCATCTGA
- a CDS encoding A24 family peptidase C-terminal domain-containing protein, with the protein MHTPIPDLLRLLVLPVFGWAAWRDIQTRRVANVTWYPLSALAIVLLVVEGWVAWSGPPFAREWFGLQVVVSEWYFFYVAVSLGFVAPLVVAFWWFRAFGGADAKAFLVVAALFPAYPLYHLGEWVFPIQGTVLGVFSLTILTNTVLLGALYPGGLFVRNLMAGRFASVMFVGRVVPWNDIPHTHGRLLETPSGTSRTGADLDAVRMYLRWRGITLVELRERASDFRDPATLPAEPNPPTDGAVSVSNETVTDGGAVIEKRQISDESGYEDPWGAARFLDDIDHGAYGTTPTQLREGLEVLVTEDEVWVSPGIPFIVPMFAGLVVAFGYGDLLSGLLDALGIVAI; encoded by the coding sequence GTGCATACTCCGATTCCAGACCTTCTGCGACTGCTCGTACTGCCCGTTTTCGGATGGGCTGCATGGCGTGACATACAGACACGCCGGGTGGCAAACGTGACGTGGTATCCACTTTCAGCGCTCGCAATCGTGCTGTTGGTTGTCGAGGGGTGGGTTGCATGGAGCGGGCCGCCGTTCGCACGGGAGTGGTTCGGACTGCAAGTCGTCGTCAGTGAATGGTACTTCTTCTACGTCGCCGTGAGTCTTGGCTTCGTCGCTCCACTGGTTGTTGCCTTCTGGTGGTTCCGAGCGTTTGGTGGTGCGGACGCGAAGGCGTTTCTCGTCGTCGCCGCACTGTTTCCGGCGTATCCGCTCTACCATCTTGGGGAGTGGGTGTTTCCCATACAGGGGACCGTACTCGGCGTGTTTTCGCTTACCATTCTGACGAACACAGTACTCCTCGGTGCGCTCTATCCGGGAGGGTTATTCGTCCGAAACCTCATGGCGGGGCGATTCGCGTCAGTGATGTTCGTCGGGCGCGTCGTTCCGTGGAACGACATCCCGCACACGCACGGACGACTCCTCGAGACGCCGAGTGGAACCAGTCGCACTGGGGCGGATTTGGACGCAGTTCGAATGTATCTCCGCTGGCGAGGAATTACGCTGGTGGAGTTGCGTGAACGAGCGAGCGACTTTCGTGACCCAGCCACCCTCCCCGCGGAACCCAATCCGCCGACGGATGGGGCCGTTTCCGTATCCAACGAGACAGTCACCGACGGCGGGGCAGTCATCGAGAAACGACAGATATCCGATGAGTCAGGCTACGAGGATCCATGGGGTGCGGCCCGTTTCCTGGACGACATCGACCACGGCGCGTACGGGACGACGCCGACACAACTCCGGGAGGGATTGGAGGTATTGGTCACCGAAGACGAGGTGTGGGTGTCGCCCGGTATTCCATTCATCGTCCCCATGTTCGCCGGATTGGTCGTCGCGTTCGGCTACGGAGACCTGCTTTCGGGACTCCTTGATGCATTGGGTATCGTTGCTATCTGA
- a CDS encoding inorganic phosphate transporter, which translates to MAWSLGASSNSPPFAPAVGANAIPTMRAAFFIGVFAGLGAIAQGGSISETVGTGLIDGVSISALGAAAGLFTAALFIALGVSTGYPIPAAFATTGAMVGVGLALGGNPAWDTYREIGTFWVSVPFVSATIAYTTASLLRNDSIPETVGVPLLGGFVGFVLANVEITIIPGPTGQQTLANFASSRVGTTPTLFGTFDVVMVITSFIVGAVVFTVLRRSMKRSIDGGIRQFLVGLGAVVAFSSGGSQVGLATGPLEPLFTTFDVPSISLLLLGAIGILLGAWMGSPRLLQAVSREYSQLGVRRSIAALVPGFLIAQAAIALGIPISFNNIIISSVIGSGLVVGSGGVSGRKIAFTLSAWVVSLVGAGIIGYGIYTVLTTLTGIR; encoded by the coding sequence ATGGCGTGGTCGCTCGGCGCATCGAGCAACTCGCCGCCATTCGCTCCTGCGGTCGGCGCGAACGCCATTCCGACGATGCGTGCGGCGTTTTTCATCGGCGTGTTCGCGGGGCTTGGAGCCATCGCACAGGGCGGCAGTATTTCCGAAACGGTCGGCACTGGGCTGATAGATGGCGTCTCGATTTCCGCCCTCGGTGCCGCCGCGGGACTGTTCACCGCCGCACTGTTCATCGCTCTCGGCGTTTCGACGGGGTATCCGATTCCGGCCGCGTTCGCGACGACCGGCGCGATGGTCGGCGTCGGTCTGGCACTCGGCGGAAATCCGGCGTGGGATACGTACCGGGAGATTGGCACGTTCTGGGTTTCCGTCCCGTTCGTTTCGGCGACCATCGCGTACACGACTGCATCGCTTCTGCGGAACGATTCCATTCCCGAGACGGTCGGCGTTCCACTTCTCGGCGGCTTCGTCGGCTTCGTGTTGGCAAACGTCGAGATTACGATCATCCCCGGTCCAACGGGTCAACAGACCCTCGCCAACTTCGCTTCGTCACGAGTCGGGACGACGCCGACGCTGTTCGGTACCTTCGACGTGGTGATGGTAATTACGAGCTTCATCGTCGGTGCGGTCGTTTTCACGGTTCTACGACGCTCCATGAAACGGTCGATAGACGGTGGAATCAGACAGTTTCTGGTCGGCCTCGGTGCAGTCGTCGCTTTTTCCAGCGGTGGCAGCCAGGTCGGCCTCGCCACCGGACCACTGGAACCTCTTTTTACGACCTTCGACGTACCGAGTATTTCGCTCCTTCTCCTCGGTGCTATCGGCATCCTCCTCGGAGCATGGATGGGATCCCCTCGACTCCTTCAAGCTGTTTCCCGTGAATATTCGCAACTCGGGGTTCGACGTTCGATTGCCGCGCTGGTGCCCGGATTTCTCATCGCACAGGCTGCTATCGCGTTGGGGATTCCCATCTCGTTCAACAACATCATCATCTCCAGCGTTATCGGGAGCGGACTCGTCGTCGGGTCGGGTGGCGTCTCCGGACGAAAAATCGCGTTCACGCTCAGCGCGTGGGTCGTCTCGCTCGTCGGTGCTGGCATCATCGGCTATGGGATATACACCGTGCTGACGACGCTCACCGGGATCAGATAG
- a CDS encoding universal stress protein, with the protein MGESSDYRVAVAVANPEHAPQLTRTAVDLARERDGDVLVFSVLVTERESPFALFTDEVIIREFGGKQQEILDRVVETAQGTVPVHGQLLVSSGIVRALSDAVVEFDCDTLIIGWNERKRPSEIVLGSNADQIVARVPCDVLVEKIGPAEAVESILVPVAEGPHAAFAVDVARAIALANDARIHLLRVVAGGSIQAENLIPNMANRVEPAQVWTEIRTGNVTEIVIEEASEHDITILGSTRRGMLRRQLVGTVPQSVGRRAETTVIITRRAVGIRPRLNRLIRETL; encoded by the coding sequence ATGGGGGAATCGAGCGACTATCGGGTCGCAGTCGCGGTGGCCAACCCGGAACATGCCCCGCAGCTGACTCGTACCGCGGTTGACCTCGCACGCGAACGAGACGGCGACGTGCTCGTCTTTAGCGTCTTGGTAACTGAACGCGAATCACCGTTTGCACTGTTTACCGACGAGGTCATTATCCGTGAGTTTGGGGGGAAACAACAGGAAATTCTGGACCGTGTGGTCGAAACCGCACAGGGGACGGTTCCCGTCCACGGACAACTGCTCGTTTCTTCCGGCATCGTCCGCGCACTCTCCGACGCCGTCGTCGAGTTCGACTGCGATACGCTCATAATCGGGTGGAACGAGCGCAAACGACCGAGCGAAATCGTTTTGGGGAGCAACGCTGACCAAATCGTCGCACGCGTTCCCTGTGATGTACTCGTGGAAAAAATCGGTCCTGCAGAGGCCGTCGAGTCCATTCTCGTTCCGGTCGCGGAAGGACCACATGCGGCGTTCGCCGTCGATGTTGCGCGTGCCATCGCGCTGGCGAACGATGCTCGGATTCATCTACTCCGGGTCGTTGCTGGTGGATCTATCCAAGCGGAAAATTTGATACCGAATATGGCGAACCGTGTCGAACCCGCGCAGGTTTGGACGGAGATCAGAACTGGAAACGTTACCGAAATCGTCATCGAGGAAGCGTCGGAACACGATATAACCATCCTCGGTTCGACGAGACGCGGAATGCTCCGGCGACAACTCGTCGGGACCGTTCCACAGTCAGTTGGACGTCGGGCGGAAACTACCGTCATCATCACTCGTCGGGCCGTCGGTATCCGACCGCGGCTAAACCGACTCATCCGGGAAACACTGTGA
- a CDS encoding DUF7090 family protein — protein sequence MDYQLAIENTPDTVPGGTGILLLHPSTGETDRIDTDFLKTDTDHFLVISTRTTAREVKQKLDHYDVDESKADILDTLSIERGYSRRSTDDVHYVSAPDDLEGILSVTEDFLAETDGKRRISFDSITEMAYYADEQRVYEAVSQVLELLSNHDAVGLFHLSKGVHDEVQIERFFGLFDAVVDLDRDGNVESDFPETE from the coding sequence ATGGACTACCAACTCGCTATCGAGAACACGCCGGACACAGTACCGGGCGGCACCGGTATCCTTCTCCTCCACCCGAGTACGGGCGAGACGGACCGGATCGACACGGATTTTTTGAAAACCGACACTGACCACTTTCTCGTCATTTCAACCCGCACGACTGCCCGCGAGGTGAAACAAAAACTGGACCATTACGACGTAGACGAAAGCAAAGCCGACATCCTCGACACGCTGTCCATCGAACGCGGCTACTCCCGACGGAGCACGGACGACGTTCATTACGTCTCCGCCCCTGATGACCTCGAGGGTATTCTCTCCGTAACCGAGGACTTCCTCGCGGAAACCGACGGAAAGCGCCGAATCAGCTTCGACTCCATCACCGAGATGGCTTACTACGCCGACGAGCAACGCGTCTACGAAGCGGTTTCACAGGTGCTCGAACTGCTTTCGAACCACGACGCAGTTGGCCTATTCCACCTCTCGAAGGGTGTCCACGATGAAGTGCAAATAGAACGGTTCTTCGGTCTGTTCGATGCCGTCGTGGATTTGGACAGGGATGGCAACGTCGAAAGCGACTTCCCCGAAACTGAGTAG
- a CDS encoding DUF2391 family protein has product MVGSRKRFALADTAQQLVGGFLLAGPFVVTEEVWRLAENMSVFHGLITVCIVFAIGYGALYKADHDRNPDREADVAGIPTRFISLMIVSFGSVVLLAIVFAAPETFYGDGLIDGVASRQVVTNTLKAISVGAIFSVVGAATADSVF; this is encoded by the coding sequence ATGGTCGGTTCGAGAAAACGGTTCGCCCTCGCTGATACCGCCCAGCAGTTAGTTGGTGGGTTCCTCCTCGCCGGACCGTTCGTCGTCACGGAGGAAGTGTGGCGGTTGGCGGAAAACATGTCCGTCTTTCACGGCTTGATAACCGTCTGTATCGTCTTTGCTATCGGATACGGTGCACTGTACAAGGCGGACCACGACCGAAACCCCGATCGAGAAGCCGACGTTGCGGGAATTCCGACGCGATTCATCTCGTTGATGATCGTCTCGTTCGGCTCGGTAGTGCTGCTCGCTATCGTTTTCGCCGCCCCTGAGACGTTCTACGGCGACGGCCTCATCGATGGCGTTGCCTCCCGACAGGTCGTGACGAACACGCTGAAAGCCATCAGCGTCGGTGCCATCTTCAGTGTCGTCGGAGCGGCCACTGCGGACAGCGTCTTCTGA
- a CDS encoding class I SAM-dependent methyltransferase, translated as MSVREEFDEWAESGRDKGMEERHWHTAKYVLARMPVEAGDTVLDLGCGSGYAGRALRDTNDAGRVYGLDGSPEMARNAQGYTDDSNVAYLVGDFDHLPLEDDSIDHIFTMEAFYYANDPHQTLREVRRILRPGGTFFCAVNYYEENVYSHEWQDSISVEMTRWSGEEYREAFRDAGLYVAEQDNIPDREIEIPDSAEFPTESWDTREGMVERYREFGTLLTVGVSP; from the coding sequence ATGAGCGTACGCGAGGAGTTCGACGAGTGGGCCGAAAGCGGCAGGGACAAAGGAATGGAAGAGCGCCACTGGCATACCGCAAAATACGTTCTCGCTCGGATGCCGGTCGAAGCAGGCGATACGGTCCTCGATTTAGGGTGTGGAAGCGGCTACGCTGGACGAGCACTCCGAGACACGAACGATGCGGGGCGAGTGTATGGTCTCGACGGGTCGCCCGAAATGGCCCGCAACGCACAGGGCTACACCGACGACTCGAACGTGGCGTACCTCGTCGGCGATTTCGACCATCTCCCGCTCGAAGACGACAGTATCGACCATATATTCACGATGGAGGCGTTTTACTACGCGAACGATCCACATCAAACGCTACGAGAAGTGCGTCGAATCCTCCGCCCCGGTGGGACGTTCTTCTGCGCAGTGAACTATTACGAGGAGAACGTGTACTCGCATGAGTGGCAGGATTCCATCTCGGTCGAAATGACGCGGTGGAGCGGCGAGGAGTACCGCGAGGCGTTTCGCGATGCAGGATTGTACGTGGCGGAGCAGGACAACATCCCGGATAGGGAAATCGAAATCCCGGACTCGGCCGAGTTCCCGACCGAGAGTTGGGACACCCGTGAGGGGATGGTCGAACGCTATCGCGAGTTCGGGACGCTGTTGACGGTCGGCGTCTCCCCCTGA
- the mdh gene encoding malate dehydrogenase: MAKVSVVGAAGTVGAAAGYNIALRGIADELVFVDIPDMEDKTVGQAADVNHGAAYDSNTVVRQGTYEDTAGSDVVVITAGIPRQPGQTRIDLAGDNAPIMEDIGSSLAEHNDDFVTITTSNPVDLLNRHLYEVGDRAREKVIGFGGRLDSARFRYVLSQRFDAPVQNVEATILGEHGDAQVPAFSKVRVNGADPEFSDDEKGEILDELKESAMNVIEKKGATQWGPATGVGHMVEAVLRDTGEVLPGSIKLDGEYGHDDVALGVPVKLGSNGVEEIVEWDLTEFEREQLGEAADKLAEQYDKIA; the protein is encoded by the coding sequence ATGGCGAAAGTTAGCGTAGTCGGTGCGGCAGGCACTGTCGGGGCCGCCGCAGGCTACAACATCGCGCTGCGTGGCATCGCGGACGAACTCGTCTTCGTGGACATTCCGGACATGGAAGACAAGACGGTCGGACAGGCCGCAGACGTGAACCACGGAGCCGCCTACGACTCCAACACGGTCGTTCGACAAGGTACATACGAGGACACCGCCGGGTCCGACGTGGTCGTCATCACGGCAGGCATTCCACGCCAGCCGGGACAGACCCGTATCGACCTCGCGGGCGACAATGCGCCAATCATGGAGGATATCGGCTCCTCGCTCGCGGAGCACAACGACGACTTCGTGACCATCACCACCTCGAACCCGGTGGACCTGCTCAACCGCCACCTCTACGAGGTCGGCGACCGCGCACGGGAGAAAGTCATCGGCTTCGGTGGCCGCCTCGACAGCGCTCGATTCCGCTACGTGCTCAGTCAGCGGTTCGACGCGCCGGTTCAGAACGTCGAAGCGACCATCCTCGGCGAGCACGGTGACGCCCAAGTTCCTGCGTTCTCGAAAGTCCGCGTCAACGGTGCGGACCCCGAGTTCTCGGACGATGAGAAAGGGGAAATCCTCGACGAACTCAAAGAGAGCGCGATGAACGTCATCGAGAAGAAGGGCGCGACCCAGTGGGGTCCGGCGACGGGCGTCGGCCACATGGTCGAAGCCGTTCTGCGCGACACGGGCGAAGTGCTCCCCGGTTCGATCAAGCTCGACGGCGAGTACGGTCACGACGACGTGGCGCTTGGCGTCCCCGTCAAACTCGGCTCGAACGGTGTCGAGGAAATCGTCGAATGGGACCTCACCGAGTTCGAGCGTGAACAGCTCGGCGAGGCCGCCGACAAACTCGCGGAGCAGTACGACAAGATCGCGTAA
- a CDS encoding metallophosphoesterase family protein, with the protein MNVAVISDVHANRVALDAVLDDMPAVDGLLCAGDVVGYNPWPAECIDILRDRVTASVMGNHDRAVVSGTIFSFNSMASAGVEYACDELNDLQREWLANRPPTTTACDGRVRIVHGHPDDPDHYTYPDEFSPELLDGEDVLVMGHTHVQHHEAYDEDIVMNPGSVGQPRDRDSRAAYAILNVDELTIDERRVEYDIERVQEAVREVGLPDKIGSRLAKGR; encoded by the coding sequence ATGAACGTCGCTGTCATTTCGGACGTTCACGCGAACCGAGTCGCACTCGACGCCGTGCTCGACGATATGCCTGCAGTCGATGGCCTGCTCTGTGCGGGCGACGTGGTCGGCTACAATCCGTGGCCTGCGGAGTGTATCGACATCCTCCGCGACCGGGTGACGGCGAGCGTGATGGGCAACCATGACCGCGCCGTCGTTTCGGGTACGATATTCAGCTTCAACAGCATGGCGAGCGCGGGCGTCGAGTACGCCTGCGACGAACTGAACGACCTCCAGCGCGAGTGGCTGGCGAACCGCCCTCCCACTACGACGGCTTGTGATGGCAGGGTGCGAATCGTACACGGTCATCCGGACGACCCCGACCACTACACCTATCCGGACGAGTTTTCCCCGGAGTTACTGGACGGCGAGGACGTGCTCGTGATGGGCCACACCCACGTCCAGCATCACGAGGCGTACGACGAGGATATCGTGATGAATCCCGGAAGCGTCGGCCAGCCTCGAGATAGGGACTCTCGAGCAGCCTACGCGATCTTGAATGTCGATGAATTGACGATCGATGAACGCCGTGTGGAATACGATATCGAAAGGGTGCAGGAGGCGGTTCGGGAGGTCGGACTCCCCGATAAAATCGGTTCTCGGCTCGCGAAAGGACGGTAG
- a CDS encoding IMP cyclohydrolase, translating into MYVGRFIVIGPEIGAYRVSSRSFPNRKAVARDDAITVAPTEDAPETDNPYISYNCARTVGDTAVIGNGSQVDPIAEKLELGYPARDALAETLLALDYEKDDYDTPRIAGTIGEESYIGIVRRDALVVEEVTQPTLVATYEKDTPEPVTFSPENAEEAAGMAYDLDFEHPVCAVGVARTGGDAGDVNDGDSFSFAIENGN; encoded by the coding sequence ATGTACGTTGGACGCTTCATCGTCATCGGTCCCGAAATCGGTGCGTATCGAGTTTCCTCGCGATCGTTTCCCAACCGAAAAGCAGTCGCTCGCGACGACGCCATTACCGTCGCACCGACTGAAGACGCGCCGGAGACCGACAACCCATACATTTCGTACAACTGCGCTCGGACCGTCGGTGACACCGCCGTTATCGGCAACGGGTCACAAGTAGACCCCATCGCGGAAAAACTCGAACTCGGCTATCCGGCACGGGACGCCCTCGCCGAAACCCTGCTCGCGCTGGACTACGAGAAGGACGACTACGACACCCCCCGAATCGCGGGGACGATCGGCGAGGAGTCGTACATCGGTATCGTTCGGCGCGACGCCCTGGTGGTCGAAGAAGTGACGCAACCGACGCTCGTCGCAACTTATGAAAAAGACACCCCCGAACCAGTTACGTTCAGCCCCGAGAACGCTGAAGAGGCGGCGGGTATGGCTTACGACCTCGATTTCGAACACCCGGTCTGTGCGGTCGGCGTGGCCCGAACTGGTGGGGATGCGGGCGATGTGAACGATGGCGATTCGTTCTCGTTCGCGATCGAGAACGGGAATTAA